TGTGTTGCCAGCTCCTGCTTGTCAGATAGCTGGCCCGAAGCCTCCTGATTAGTTTGTGCCAAAAAATCCGCGTCAACAATCTCTTTTTCGCTGCTGTAATTGGCGAGGGTGATATCCAGTGTTGACACTGCGGGCGGTGCTGGTGGTTTCAAAGCAAAACCCAAGCCGAGAATAACGGCCACATGCATTGCGACTGCCATGGTGGCAGTAAACCCGAAACGGTCATGTGTTTTAGCAGCAGGGTCGTGATACAGCATAATCGATTAAGCGTGTAATTTTTCGTCTATTACATCCATAAGCTGACCGGCGATATTTAGCTGATGTGCTCGGTCAAGTTCACGAATGCAGGTTGGGCTGGTGACGTTGATTTCCGTCAAGTAATCGCCAATCACGTCAAGCCCAACAAACAATAAGCCTTTTTTCACTAATGTGTCAGCGACTTGTTCACAAATCCAGAAGTC
The sequence above is a segment of the Pseudomonadales bacterium genome. Coding sequences within it:
- a CDS encoding glutathione synthase; this translates as DFWICEQVADTLVKKGLLFVGLDVIGDYLTEINVTSPTCIRELDRAHQLNIAGQLMDVIDEKLHA